AAATAAGAAGAAcctgttttttttgtattatcgAACTTCTGGGAACCCGTACTCTCTTATATGAAATTAAAGGTACAGGTATgttgaatttttcaaaacaagCCATAATAAGGTACTAGTACAGTTTAGACATTATATAACTGTCCCTATATATGAACTTAAGACAAAGACGCcatttatgcttgaaattgcagaattgaAAATAGAAAGCAATAGGGCTATtcattagtgtttttttttaacataagtggttttctgttttgaattttcggtatttttgattttacattttttgtaacgAAAGCATAATGTTTATGAAGTCGATGTCTGTGAATGTACTGAAGAAATATGAGACATTAATGATTTTTCTGATCTAATGATAGACATCTTTGCAAGGCAAGTGTTAAGATCAAGTCTCAACCTCTCTGTGGATTAAATTGGGTTGTTACCATTGGCGGGCAAAGATGAGGAGTTAATTGCTTATCCACATTTACAATAATTTGGCATAAATAGAATACTAgtacttgtttgtttttaatgattttcacattcgttattaattttgtttttcaaacattttggTTCGAACTCCACTGGTGAACCGCGTGTTTGCAGAAATTACAACCGGTCTTCTCAGTTAAAAGTCTGgggtcggtttcacaaaaaaactaacaACTAAGATTGGTCTTTTAAAGTCTTGAACAAATCAGTATATTTACGGttaatcttagtcgtaagtttttttgtgaaatcgacttcTGGTGTCTTGTTCAGTTTTTCATCGGCAGCGAATCGAGTAGATAACACAAGCATCGCTTATGTTTTTCTCATCTTATAATAACATAGATTATGcaccatttttaaaattaaattattctttttaattgaaatcgtttttatgcatttttcaaaTAATGATAGCATGTCACTGGAACAGATCTTCTAGATAAGGCAAATGATAAACAGTCTGTATTCTGGAATGCATCTAGTCTTTGCGAAAGACAGTTTTCAAGAAAGGTTTTTAAGTGCTGTACATGTGTTTTATTATGATGCCAGTTGGTATGGAAGTCCTCCactaaatgaaataatttatcaGGTATAGGCAACACTCTTTTATCTAAATAGCTTGTCCTCTCTGAAATATATAATTAGAAGCGAACCATAAATCTAAATGCCAGTATTATTTATCAGATGAAGCGaagacctgatgaacaatttaagatttttgggcacttttttcatgttttaggtCCGTAATCaatagtttttgttgttgttttctggAAATGGGGAAACAAATCTTTCAATAAATTAATTCTAGTCTATAACAGTCATTGCACAACTTTCTGCAAACATTCTGTTAATATTTCAAGAATCTTGATCGAGAACTACCAGTCGATTACAAAAAGGTAAGTATATGtaaatttgatataataataAAGAAGTAACAAAACTCTGATAAAAGGAAAAAATCCCCCAACAATTACAAAAGAGCATGTGGACAATTTCAACATAAATGCAATTCTTCTGCGGGGTGTCTGTTATCAGGGTTAGTATATATAATCTATATGTTTCGTTGTACTTTAACCTGATAAAATATAGATTATTAACGTAAAATGACAAACATGAATAGGTAAGCGTccttaaatattcatttttagtaaaaataaatattcttgtagttaaagaaaaagaaaaaaattaaattataaaatctgATCTGTAGATGCAGGCTTTTTTGTCAAAAGTAGTGTTTAATACCTATTAATCTTGGCATATAAGTGCAAGTTCTGTAAAATTGTATGCAaatgtcaacattttttttatcagattaatGTAAAATGTATTGGTTTAAATAAGATTGCAACAACATTGACAAATGGAGATTCAATTTCACTGGGGCCACCATGCAATCGTGTCTGCACGTAACAATTAGATAATAGTGACGAACTATTTCAGTATGTATATATACCATTTCAAAATCACAAAGTACAGGCTGTAGGGCCTAAGTCTTCAGTGGAAAAGTAATCTctgttatatttttatacatatatatgaaacCATAGATTATAACAACGAGTTTTTTTTTTCAGGCAGATTTTTCTACCTCGCCAGAGTTGTCTCTCTATCCAAGTAGAGTGAACGTTGCGGTCGATTtctctttttatattgttattttgttattcaaACATATTATTACAACTGTTTTGATTACTCATAAAAAAGGTATTTCAATTAACtcatgattatattatacatTCTAGTGATGTGAATTCTGAATATCATTATATTAACTCCAAAGAGCATGTATAGATCACcttacatttttgtaaacaacTGATACACTGTACAATACAACATAGAGGTCTTCAATGCATTATgtattatggttttgttttctgtaattagttaacgtcagtttgatcatgtaaatcttttatattcatttgataaaatttactgtttgcaatagcataaattgttctatataataaggatgttcttatcacaagcaaaaaccctagccgtatttggcacaaccttttttcaacttttgatcctcagagctgtacaactttgtacccccttttttgacttttgaacttttatatttgggcgtcactggtaagtcttgtttggacgaggcgcgtttttgacgtaatgaattttaaacctgatgccttttgttatctattattcatgtgtttctgtgcctaatacgttctgctatttatttgtattgtagtcctgtattattatgttgtcattttaatgttatatttaacaatgccatcaaagtgcaaggtttggcatgccacaaaaccaggtccaacccaccatttttttctttaaaaatgtcctgtaccaagtcaagaaaatggccattgttatatcatagttcgtttctgtgtgtgtaacatttttacgttgtgtttccgttgtgtcgtttgttttctcctatttttgagtgtgaattcacattactataagacgtgtcacggtacttttctatcccaaattcatgtatttggttttgatgttatattggttattctcatcggatgttgtctaatgcttagtccgttgctgtgtgtgttacattttaatgttgtgtcgttgttctcctctaatatttaatgcgtttccctcagttttagtttgttaccccgattttgttttttgtccatagatttatgagttttgaacagcggtatactactgttgcctttatttgtgttgaatagaaatattttttttcctttcccTTTCTGCTAGACAGAGATTTTGACTATCATTGATAGTTGCACAAGGTACAAGATAAAAGCTAGTATTAAAAAGTTGAAATTGGGATTGCGAGCCTCATCTCTGCTAAGGGTAATATTGACTTTAATATAATTGCctcattttaatttattgtgCCTTTTATTCCACAACTACATTCGCAACCAAAAGGATGAAgtgtattcgtttttattttgtttatgttgtttttttgttatcgGTTATCTTTTCGTTGTTATCGCCATGAAGTTGTCTGTAATTGAATtctgagtttgaatatccctttgctATTTTGCTTTATCTccaacatacatttttgaaaatatataataaagaagtAATACTAAATGATAGCTTCGCGACTTACTTGGAGGGACGTGGTAGAAGTATAAAACCGGATGTAAAAAGTTTGATAGATGTGCATATCTCGGTTCTGTAGCTGCCCTGTCCTCTCTGAATACATCCTCTGACGGACCATGGTAATCCTCTCCATATTCCAGTCCCAAAACTATCATGCTCTTATTTGATATCGATTCTCCAGTTATTTGACCAAATTCTCGAATTAAATTAACAGGAAATTCCTCATAATATTCAAATGAAATACTGTAATATAATGAAGatgtacaaattttaaaaaaatgacaaagtagctacaaaaatgtcattttaaataattaatattttgctaatttttccataacaattttgaaatatatttaaattggaAATACAAAGCTAGCATTTAACTTTAAAGGGGATTTCATAAGTTGTTTGCACTCTTGTTATCAAACGAACATTGCAGATTAAAAAATACTACTTTACACAAATTGtgaaaggaaacaaatatatttaatgatCAAATTCCGATCATGAAAACATCGTATTGTGCAGCATCTTGTAGAATATATGTGAACCAAAATTTCCCGACATGCATTGCGTTTGGTGACCATTTAATTTAGAGAATACTTTAAGAAATTTATTAGAAAAATGGGTTCCTAACAAGAAAGTTATAATGAAAGCTAAAATTTAGAGTTACAATTCTAAATAAAACCTTACCTGTTTATCAATATAACATCTACCAGCTGTCCAAACATTTGGTATATTCCAGAAGCTTCATTTATCCTTTTCACTGTAACCGGAAGCAAGTTAGAAATACTATATGCTTGTTTTGGCCACGTTTCACTATGATATCGCCATGATAAGATTTTGTTTAAAGCACGagctgaaagaaaataaaaaatttaatcatatttttaggAGAAACACGAAAGATCTTACTAGGTGGTAACCAATAGAACTAtcaaattgaatttattttatagCAATGCCGTTGTCAGCCTGATGTTTGATTCtacatattattttattgaaatctttgatatatgtataaaaatattaaatattactacaatatatatatacggCCGTATCGGATGTTCATATTGGTATCGCCATCAGACAGGAACAAGTCAAAAAGTGTCTATGAACTTTTTTTCACAGAAACATTCACAGAGTACGccaaaacaatttaaaagtttttaattataaaatcgGTCACTTTATATGTGTCTTTAAATAAAAACCgtaatttcaaaatgcaagtgtGTGTGTGTTTGGTTTCAAATAAATAGCAATGCtacatattgtattttgtaaGAGAGAGAAATATAATGTCACCTGAATATCGGAATCCGTGTATGAATCCTCCTGCCGATTTTCTGTGATCAAGTGAATGGGTAGCAGTGCCAACAATATAGATCCCCGGTATATCTGTTGATTGGTAATCAGGGGTGATTAATGGATACTTTCCTTTATAACCACCAGATAGCTGACTTGTGTAAGGGAAGAATCCAAAATTATATTATTAGAGTTTGACAGTCTATATAAGGTTAATTACCAAGAGACAGATAGCAAGGGACAACGATAAATATGTCAATGAAATCTTcttataaaaaattcaaacaagaatgtgtccatagcacacgaatgcccactcgcattatcattttctatgttcactaGACCGTAAAAtggggtcaaaaatctaatttggcatttaaattaaaaagatcatattataaggaaCAGGTTTACTAAGTTTAACGTTGATTggactccaacttcatcaaaaactacctcgaacaAAAAAAATAGCCTGACGttggacagacggacgaacgaacggacctaGAGATCCGAAAACATAATGCACTTCTACTATAATAGGTGGGCATACAAAATACAAACTTTTAACGGTTAggaaaattatgtaaattttccACCAGTTCATATCCCACTGTTATCCGATATCAAAGTAAATGCGGTACAAGTGCAATTGGCTGATTTTATTTTGGTTCTCCTTAAGATAATTTCTGTAAATACTTACTTTGAAAATATAGAAGTATCAAACCGGAAGCCGAGACAACGAATAATTTGATCGTATGGCTTTTGTAATGGATCATTTTCAAACTGTCCCCATATTTTCGCTGCTTCTTCGTCAGCATCAGTCAAATATAGACCATCTTTCTTTCTGACTATCATATAATCTTCTAGATTTCCATATTCTAAAAACCCATCCAAAGATTTCAGCTGGTAAGTGTCTAGAATTTCATTATTGATAGCCCTAAAAGAATACAATACTTCATTTTATAGCATGAAAGTCTCGAAGAAATAAAGGATAAGTTGCGATATACAAGGTGTCGACGTAAATGGCAAGCTTAGAATAAACAAAAGGTCTGAAAAAGCAGGAAAATAATGTAACTCATGGTATCGAGTTGAGAATATATTTATGTTTCTTCGcgaaaaataataaagtggcgaaaaatataatgttttggcgaaagaggtggcgaaaaaaataattgacccaggggaaaccctggtaTCAACTCCAAATTACTAACTTTGACATACAATACACGAGTCTTCTACTGGAATAATTGCAGTACTACGGAACAAGACACACAATGCAAGGAGTTATCCAACTGGgcatatttagtttttatgtatGCACTAATGTAAATATCCACAACACAATCATtatatttcacaaaacaaaagaCTTAGATTTTCCACATAGCTTTTACTTCTTTAATAGGAAACCGAAGAACAAATTGTACTGTCGTTAACTatcatttacatttataaatgcctgtaccaaacaaggaatatgacagtttttgtccattcgttttttatgtgttttgtcatttgattttgccatgtgattatggactttccgatttgattttcctctgagttcagtatttttgtgattttactttttacttaaaGCACAATTAAAACATTTGCAATTCAAATCAGATTGAACAACCTATGTCTGCATTCGATTCATTAGCAAACATTAAAAGATGTT
This genomic window from Mytilus galloprovincialis chromosome 9, xbMytGall1.hap1.1, whole genome shotgun sequence contains:
- the LOC143046636 gene encoding FAD-dependent oxidoreductase domain-containing protein 2-like isoform X1 — translated: MVEYIVPFLCLMSVAQCYKYCVIGAGPGGVQIGFYLQKLGRDYIIFERSNQAGSFFEKYPRHRKLISINKRHTGSTNKEFNLRHDWNSLLGDDDQMLFKEFSKEMFPPADSYISYINTYASYYKLNIRYNIEIKNIRKMKPMWFLLEDQHNNITHCNIVIVATGLSLPFKPNVTGIELTDGYEDISTFGPDYEGKSVLILGRGNSAFETAQAIYDRTNYVHMIGRHRIRLAWETHYVGDIRAINNEILDTYQLKSLDGFLEYGNLEDYMIVRKKDGLYLTDADEEAAKIWGQFENDPLQKPYDQIIRCLGFRFDTSIFSNQLSGGYKGKYPLITPDYQSTDIPGIYIVGTATHSLDHRKSAGGFIHGFRYSARALNKILSWRYHSETWPKQAYSISNLLPVTVKRINEASGIYQMFGQLVDVILINSISFEYYEEFPVNLIREFGQITGESISNKSMIVLGLEYGEDYHGPSEDVFREDRAATEPRYAHLSNFLHPVLYFYHVPPKRTSYLDKRVLPIPDKLFHLVEDFHTNWHHNKTHVQHLKTFLENCLSQRLDAFQNTDCLSFALSRRSVPVTCYHYLKNA